ACATGGAAACAGACATGGGAACCAGTGATGTCTCGATAGCTGACTCTGGTTTGTCACCAGCACAGCAGATGCAACTAGTCGACCAAAACCAGGGCCAATTCAACCAATTTGCCTACGTTGATGAGCCCTTTCTTTCATGGGATTTCTCCTTAAAATCAGCAGATGCTCAAACAATCGGATCCGTCAATCGCAATTTCGCAGGCTTCGCTCGCGAAATTTTCACAGACACTGGTGTCTACGCCATGCGAATGGATTCCGCAGCTCTCTGCAGCGAGACGTCACACAACAACAAAACCTTAGGCATGACCCTCGACCAACGTGCTGTTATGTTGGCTACAGCTGTAAGTATTGATTTTGATTACTTCAGCCGCCAACACGGCCATGGTGCATTTGGCTTTCCGCCGTATGGTTTCGGCATGGGCGGCCAGGCTCCCGCTGGCGGTGCAGCTGCAGAAGGCGCTGCCGCCAGTGAGGTTGCGGCTGCTGGTGGAGTCGCTGCAGAAACTCTAGAGCGAGTTGGAACTGCCGGTGGTGCGCCCAATGGTATGGTTTCAGGTGCTACCACCGCAGGTGCAATGGCTGGGTATGAAGCAATGCAGAGAGCCAACACGGCCGATCCAAATGCTTCAGTGTCGGAGCCGGTGAAACCAGACTCACACGGCTTCCAGGATGGACCTCAAGATCCTTGGGGTGAAGATGGTTCTTGGGGTGACGAGGGAGGTGACATTGGTgatggggaggaggggggtgATTATTTTGACTGGTGAAGAGGGCCGGTTTTTGTACTATAACATTCACAATTTAGATATAATACTTAGTCTCAAACCAAAAAATGTAGCTTTTCACTAGAGCACTTTTTCAATCGCATTTTTCCATCTCTGTCCCTAATCCAGGTTCCCCGACGGCATCGCCACGATTTGTCCACCGCCCCGGAATTATTCCATCCCCACCCTTCATCCCACCCAAGCGCCCCGGACAACCTCGCCACCTAAGTGTTTCACGCTTCACATCTCGCGTCTGAATCGATTAAATAGGGGAAAATGGCGTCCTCCGTCGCCCAGAAGCGCCTTTTTCATGAATACAAGAACCTCTCCACCAACCCACCAGAGGGTATCACCGCAGGCCCCGTCTCCGAAGACGACATGTTTTACTGGGAAGCCCTGATCCAGGGCCCAGAAGAAACTCCCTTCGAGGGCGGTGTCTTTGCAGCGGAGCTGAAGTTCCCAAGAGACTACCCCCTGAGCCCGCCGACAATGAAATTCATCGGAGGAGGCGTGTGGCACCCAAATGGTACGTGACCCTAGACAACTCAGAAGTGACTTGCGGCTACTTGCTTGCGTTGCAAAATACACAATGGTCAACATCTGACTGATCAATTTGGATTACAGTCTATCCCAACGGAACCGTCTGCATCTCTATCCTTCATCCCCCTGGCGACGACCCAAACCACTACGAGCACGCCTCGGAGCGCTGGTCACCTATCCAGAGTGTGGAGAAGATCCTCATCTCTGTTATGAGTATGCTTGCCGAGCCGAACGACGAGAGCCCGGCCAATGTTGAGGCTGCTAAGATGTGGCGCGAGCGGAGATCTGAGTACGAGCAGAAGGTTAGGGATGaggtgaagaagggtctGGGTCTGTGAGCCAGGCTGGGTTGAGGATGAATGCCCTAATTTCCTCGCTGCTGCACAGGTGGATGGCAGTTAATACGGTTTGCTTGTTCTGCGCGGGGGTCAAGCTTTGATGAATGGCGTTCCaagggtttctttttcttttgcatgGTCTGGACATGCAATGTCTTCTCGGTCTGTACAGTGCATTCCTATCTTCGCATTATGACAGCGGATGAAATACATGCTGTTCTCCCGACACACTATTCTTTCTCCTCTATTGGCTTGCTAAATCTTGCATATGCTTCAGTATTACCATTGTTCTTCTGCTCAAGTATTGGAGATGCTTGGCAAGTATTATAGTATATCGTTTTTGTCTTTATTGTATGTTGTCTATACATCTATACCTTCCTAGTTATACACATTCTACAGCATCTTACTCCTGCCGAAACATACGCCGATTAATCCACCCCTCCAAACCCCCCTGACACCCATATAATATCTCAATCTCCGCCTTCAGGTTCAAAATCATCATCCGCTGCAATTCAGCACGCCACTCTGGCTCCGGTCCGTCGCTAGCCCAGACAGGACTGTTCCGAAGCATAGCCATGATCTTCTTGCGGTCTTGCATCGTCAACGAGAGAAGAGCCGTGTCACCAAGTACCTCCGGAACTGCTATGATGTCTGTCACTCGAAGACCCAACCATTGCAGCCTCGGTATGCTGAGCCGAGCATTTTGGTGCAAGTGTGCCGCCGAGCCGTACTTGTACGTCGACATGATGGCCATCCCATGGGGATCACCATCGGTAAGGGCATAGAAACGGGGCTGACTTCTGCTCTGCTTGGATGCGGAGTCGGAAATTGCACGCAGGAAGGTTCGTGTCATGAAATCGGGATAGCCTTTGCCCTATTTGAGTAGCATTGAGCTCAGGTGCTCGCTTAGAGGACTACAATATTTGTTATAGCAGACACGCAACCTACCGTGACCATGATTCCTTCCCCTGCCAGTGCTCTGGTGTGGTAACTTATTCGTGCGAGCCGGTGGAAGACTGCCTGTGGATAGAGGCTCAGCGTACTGATGCTGCATGTGTGGTCTCCTTGCTTCATACCTCTTTCTCGATGACCAGTACCCAGCGGATGCGCGAGATATCAATCTTGTCTCCGTTCTCTATGCGAGGAATTAAACTGTCCTCAATGACAGAGTGTGCATCGATCAAAATGTGGGAGCCTCGGATCAACCGATAGTCTCCCGTCACCAGTCCTTTTGCTGCCGCTTCCTAGAAAGCGGCTCTCGATGTCAGCAGCCCGACCTCGTAGTGGTGTGATACCAGAAGATTCGGCAGGACAAACCACATTCAATGCCGTTCTGTTCACTCCAATGGTGTACGCCAGGTCATCAACTATGTGGTCCACGATGTACTGCACGCGGAAGAACTCCGGATCGATGTAGTATATATCTCTAGTGATTGTGTGATTATTGTTAGCATACCTTTTAGACTGATTCCTGAACATTACCAGCTTACCTTTTGGAGATCAACTGGCCTGTTCGAATAGCTTGGTCCAATATAGCTAGGATTCGAAGGATCACGGCTATCAGAATGCGCAGACTCGGTCAGTTTGTTATCCAGGAAGAATGCTTAGGTGGTGTTTGAATTATGCTAGAAGGGAAGATCGTACTAAATTTCCAGGCTTCGTGTGCCGTCTTTCCTGGCCAAGAGTATTTCCTGTACGTCTCAACTCTCGGAATCGGTTCCAATGCCCCGGTGAGGGTGTTGATGGCGCAAGCAGTTGGGCTGGCTCTGCGTTTGAGAGTGATGGAGATGTTTGCTTCTGTCGGGGACTGTGAGAGTCCGTGTACGAAGGCTGCGAGGGTGTTGTTGATGAACCCTTGGACTGAGGGATCTCGATCATCATCCATCTCCAACGTGTGGATGGTTGTAGGCTCAGCCATTGCCATGGAGGTACGGCGAGGTGGTGCTGGGGTTAAAGGACCGCGAGTAGATGCAACACCTTTCTATCTGTGGACCACCTGGGCCCAAAGAGCTTACAAGGCGCTTTCCATTAGTATCCATGTATTCATAATGTATTTAAAGAATAGTGACTATTATCAATAAAATTTTCGATCAATGGTTAGTAAAAATGAAGCCTTTGACTTCTTCTGACCTTAGGATCTATAGAAGTCAGAAATTGCTTACTAGATGTCGTTATTTATGTTGAAGATTCCCATTCCCTCCATATCTTCATCATGTCTAAAATTTCTTGCGATGAGCATCTATACTCCGAACAATCTCTT
Above is a window of Penicillium digitatum chromosome 2, complete sequence DNA encoding:
- a CDS encoding Ubiquitin-conjugating enzyme, E2; this encodes MASSVAQKRLFHEYKNLSTNPPEGITAGPVSEDDMFYWEALIQGPEETPFEGGVFAAELKFPRDYPLSPPTMKFIGGGVWHPNVYPNGTVCISILHPPGDDPNHYEHASERWSPIQSVEKILISVMSMLAEPNDESPANVEAAKMWRERRSEYEQKVRDEVKKGLGL
- a CDS encoding Meiosis-specific topoisomerase Spo11, putative, giving the protein MAMAEPTTIHTLEMDDDRDPSVQGFINNTLAAFVHGLSQSPTEANISITLKRRASPTACAINTLTGALEPIPRVETYRKYSWPGKTAHEAWKFTVILRILAILDQAIRTGQLISKRDIYYIDPEFFRVQYIVDHIVDDLAYTIGVNRTALNVEAAAKGLVTGDYRLIRGSHILIDAHSVIEDSLIPRIENGDKIDISRIRWVLVIEKEAVFHRLARISYHTRALAGEGIMVTGKGYPDFMTRTFLRAISDSASKQSRSQPRFYALTDGDPHGMAIMSTYKYGSAAHLHQNARLSIPRLQWLGLRVTDIIAVPEVLGDTALLSLTMQDRKKIMAMLRNSPVWASDGPEPEWRAELQRMMILNLKAEIEILYGCQGGLEGWINRRMFRQE